A stretch of Lathyrus oleraceus cultivar Zhongwan6 chromosome 6, CAAS_Psat_ZW6_1.0, whole genome shotgun sequence DNA encodes these proteins:
- the LOC127094982 gene encoding uncharacterized protein LOC127094982 — protein MSQQSNSSPSKNMPCSPSTEPSNPNREDPVADSVNTPHARRPKETVSGFSSSIVLEERTKEGSRYVHNAIATIVTEILSGNHEVPGVSIPLNTIEPDSVADQEITESLRKNISDDVEQTDAHKESNVDKPLDNVAGEEVHVTRDVSDNPNSEAETVDLEEFSDNELLSSVLPSIAKRVRTRREKKTVAQRSPRKKIDVPTSSKTTVAIESSLKRKVHGPTKSWSKVVPKKKKTKCVVVESDSDVPCNVSDILSKKKPTTSKLAASVPKVPIDNISFHFASSVNRWKYVYQKRLALERELAQNVLDCKDIMDLIQEAGLMKTVTQFSKCYEMLVMGFIVNLSEECADGKSKESRKVYMRGKCVNFSPSVINKYLGRPDEAQPELEVRKWPLKGKLVASKLSVKYAMLHKIGAANWVPTNHKSTVAVMLGKFKYVVGTKAKFDYGSYIFDQTLKHAGSFSVKGPIAFPSLICGIVLNQFPNILIEND, from the exons ATGTCTCAACAATCCAACTCTTCTCCTTCCAAGAACATGCCTTGTTCTCCTAGCACTGAACCAAGCAACCCTAACAGAGAAGATCCTGTTGCTGACTCTGTGAATACCCcacatgcaagaagacctaaagaaactgTATCAGGCTTCTCCTCATCCATCGTTCTTGAGGAACGAACCAAAGAAGGTTCCAGGTATGTTCACAATGCCATTGCCACTATAGTGACTGAAATACTATCTGGAAATCATGAGGTCCCTGGGGTTTCCATTCCCTTAAACACTATTGAACCTGATAGTGTTGCTGATCAAGAAATTACTGAGTCTTTAAGAAAGAATATCTCTGATGATGTTGAGCAAACTGATGCCCATAAGGAGTCAAATGTTGACAAACCCTTAGATAATGTGGCTGGTGAGGAAGTTCATGTCACTCgtgatgtcagtgacaaccctaacAGTGAGGCTGAAACAGTAGACCTGGAGGAATTTTCTGATAATGAGTTGTTATCCTCTGTCCTCCCaagcatagccaaaagggttaggactaggagagaaaagAAAACTGTGGCTCAAAGGTCCCCTAGAAAGAAGATTGATGTTCCAACCTCTTCCAAGACAACGGTGGCAATCGAGAGTTCCCTCAAGAGGAAAGTTCATGGTCCAaccaaatcttggagcaaagtgGTGCCCAAGAAAAAGAAGACCAAGTGTGTTGTTGTTGAGTCTGACTCAGATGTTCCTTGTAATGTCTCTGACATtctgtcaaagaagaagccaaccactagcaagcttgCAGCTAGTGTCCCTAAGGTACCAATTGACAACATATCTTTCCATTTTGCTTCAAGTGTAAACAGGTGGAAATATGTTTATCAGAAGAGGCTGGCTTTGGAAAGAGAATTAGCTCAGAATGTCCTAGACTGTAAGGATATTATGGATCTGATTCAAGAGGCTGGTTTAATGAAGACTGTGACTCAGTTTTCAAAGTGCTATGAGATGTTGGTAATGGGATTTATTGTTAATTTGTCTGAAGAATGTGCTGATGGCAAGTCTAAGGAATCCAGGAAAGTGTATATGAGAGGAAAGTGTGTAAATTTCTCTCCTTCAGTGATCAACAAGTATTTGGGAAGGCCTGATGAagctcaacctgagcttgag GTAAGGAAGTGGCCTCTCAAAGGAAAATTGGTGGCAAGTAAACTGAGTGTCAAGTATGCAATGCTGCACAAGATTGGAGCTGCTAACTGGGTGCCCACCAATCATAAATCTACAGTTGCTGTAATGCTTGGAAAGTTTAAATATGTTGTTGGAACCAAAGCCAAATTTGACTATGGCTCCTATATTTTTGATCAAACTTTGAAGCATGCAGgaagcttcagtgtgaagggTCCTATAGCATTTCCTTCTCTCATCTGTGGTATTGTTTTGAATCAGTTTCCAAATATCTTAATTGAGAATGATTAA